One part of the Methanobacterium petrolearium genome encodes these proteins:
- a CDS encoding fumarate hydratase produces MIHQSHVEELTCQLYEEAVIKLPSDVKKAIEYAYNSEKDETALLNLEAILENIKIAEKQSIPLCQDTGLPIIFVKMGDVDVENLKDGLINGVMKATSKVPLRPNVVDPLTRRNTGNNIGRHIPQIDVELVDGELLEITVFPKGFGSENNNALNMALPGEGKEGIKDFVLETVLAAGGKPCPPIVVGVGIGGSSDMALKLAKKALLREIGEHHPEERMANLEKEMLEMVNSTGIGPMGMGGKTTALDVKIEYADTHTAGLPIGVCIQCWAARRATGILKIED; encoded by the coding sequence ATGATACATCAATCCCATGTTGAAGAACTCACATGTCAGTTGTACGAGGAAGCAGTCATTAAACTCCCCTCTGATGTTAAAAAAGCTATTGAATATGCCTATAACTCTGAAAAAGATGAAACAGCTCTTTTAAACCTCGAAGCCATACTCGAAAATATAAAAATTGCTGAAAAGCAGAGTATACCCTTATGTCAAGACACTGGTCTACCTATTATCTTTGTAAAAATGGGTGATGTGGATGTGGAAAACCTGAAAGATGGTTTAATAAATGGTGTGATGAAAGCCACTAGCAAGGTGCCACTTCGTCCTAACGTGGTGGATCCCCTTACCCGTCGAAACACGGGAAATAACATTGGTCGCCACATTCCACAGATAGATGTTGAACTGGTTGATGGTGAATTACTTGAAATAACCGTCTTCCCTAAAGGTTTCGGTTCGGAAAATAACAATGCTCTAAATATGGCCCTTCCTGGAGAAGGAAAAGAAGGCATCAAAGACTTTGTTCTGGAAACTGTGCTAGCTGCAGGTGGTAAACCATGCCCCCCCATTGTGGTAGGTGTGGGAATCGGCGGATCATCAGATATGGCACTTAAACTAGCCAAAAAAGCCCTCCTACGAGAAATTGGAGAACATCATCCCGAGGAACGCATGGCCAATCTCGAAAAAGAAATGTTAGAAATGGTCAACTCCACAGGCATTGGACCTATGGGAATGGGCGGGAAAACAACTGCACTGGATGTTAAAATAGAGTATGCAGACACCCACACTGCTGGACTTCCCATCGGAGTTTGTATCCAGTGTTGGGCTGCCCGTAGGGCTACAGGTATCTTAAAAATTGAAGATTAA
- a CDS encoding phosphate ABC transporter substrate-binding protein, translating into MENMNMYLLILVIIVAGLVFVSYIVINDSDNHEIKIVGSTTVQPVAKALAQAYMEKYPDVKITVQGGDSLVGIKSTQSGNADIGTASRNLTKEESECLTQYQIGTDGIAVVVNPNNPVNSLTTDQLKGIYEGKITNWKQVGGKDETITVITREIGSGTRLAFEDILFGREIEQNNVTTIAISTHQVMQDVAVIPSAIGYLSTNSLNPDLKLLMMNNVSLSKKNVDNGKYTLQRPIIFLVKGTPTGVVKDFIDFTLSPTGQSIINKTEYNSISNN; encoded by the coding sequence ATGGAAAACATGAACATGTACCTGTTAATACTTGTTATAATAGTAGCGGGGCTAGTTTTTGTGTCATATATTGTAATAAATGACTCTGACAACCATGAAATAAAAATTGTAGGTTCCACTACAGTACAACCAGTAGCAAAAGCTCTGGCCCAAGCATACATGGAAAAATACCCTGATGTAAAGATAACTGTCCAGGGTGGAGATTCACTGGTAGGAATCAAATCAACCCAATCAGGGAATGCTGATATTGGAACTGCCTCTAGAAATTTAACCAAAGAAGAAAGTGAATGCTTAACACAATATCAAATCGGGACCGATGGTATTGCAGTTGTAGTTAACCCTAATAATCCAGTAAACAGCTTAACCACAGATCAATTAAAAGGAATTTATGAAGGTAAAATCACCAACTGGAAACAAGTTGGTGGAAAAGATGAGACTATAACTGTTATCACTAGAGAAATAGGTTCTGGCACTCGCCTGGCATTTGAAGATATACTATTTGGCAGGGAAATAGAACAAAATAATGTCACCACCATAGCCATATCAACCCATCAAGTTATGCAAGATGTAGCAGTGATTCCCAGTGCTATTGGCTATCTATCTACAAATTCTTTGAATCCTGATCTCAAATTATTAATGATGAATAATGTTTCTTTGAGTAAAAAAAATGTAGATAATGGTAAATACACATTACAAAGGCCAATAATTTTTTTAGTCAAAGGAACACCAACAGGAGTGGTGAAAGATTTCATCGACTTCACATTAAGCCCAACAGGACAATCAATAATTAATAAGACTGAATATAACTCTATCAGCAATAATTAA
- a CDS encoding MFS transporter: MSLNIIKLQVSLESPHQMWLVLLAICLVNFMFNFYIGLVNVCLPTITEFFGASVMTATWISNIYLLCLTVSVIILGRIAGMWSRKKFFMLGTIIWVCTSLSCYFATSADMLIILRGIQGFAAGFMAAVYYAILDKTFPKEKLGLAMGCLLVALSGGYAIGPLVGGYIAAYLGWQTIFLTVIPFGLLSVCVYLFTAQNPQADKDFELLEKKENYENDHPPLSKQKIWSILMDYKGAILQAIFLFTLTYALILSQQFGLSINDIILLAMALIFGGLFVWAEAKHEEPLFKFTVFRSITFSAYITGLLLNYIILYMAFFTLPFYFQKVMGVPVNVSGILISIIMFTAMFLSIIAGGLSDRIGVKPLVISASVACIIASTLIYTFQSTTSIPYIIVGLITLGFGYGLYQSPNNKMIISVVPETFKTQVSAMMTLTKNLGSVLGNCFAGLILSTAISQTALSGKLTLVGVQATEFITGLERVFLFGVICSVILLISTFDLQKYFSQPIKASIKIKNTIKSQ, encoded by the coding sequence ATGTCACTGAATATTATCAAACTCCAAGTATCCCTGGAAAGCCCACACCAAATGTGGCTTGTTTTGCTTGCCATTTGTTTGGTAAATTTCATGTTCAACTTTTACATTGGTCTGGTCAATGTTTGCTTACCCACAATAACCGAATTTTTTGGTGCCAGTGTTATGACTGCCACTTGGATATCCAACATTTACTTGCTATGTCTCACTGTATCAGTGATAATTCTGGGCAGGATAGCTGGAATGTGGAGTCGTAAGAAATTCTTCATGTTGGGAACAATAATATGGGTTTGTACCTCTTTAAGCTGTTATTTTGCCACTTCCGCCGACATGTTAATAATATTAAGAGGTATTCAAGGTTTTGCTGCTGGTTTCATGGCAGCAGTATATTATGCAATATTAGACAAAACATTCCCAAAAGAAAAACTGGGACTGGCAATGGGCTGCCTTCTGGTAGCCTTATCCGGAGGATATGCCATTGGCCCTCTGGTAGGGGGCTATATTGCAGCATATCTAGGCTGGCAAACTATATTTTTAACTGTTATACCCTTTGGTCTTCTGAGTGTCTGTGTTTACCTATTTACTGCCCAGAACCCACAGGCTGATAAAGATTTCGAATTATTGGAAAAGAAAGAAAATTACGAAAACGATCATCCTCCCCTCTCCAAACAGAAGATCTGGTCCATACTCATGGATTATAAGGGAGCTATTTTACAAGCAATTTTTCTTTTTACATTGACTTATGCACTTATATTATCCCAGCAGTTCGGATTGAGCATTAATGACATAATTTTACTGGCAATGGCCCTGATTTTCGGAGGATTATTTGTCTGGGCAGAAGCAAAACATGAAGAACCCTTATTTAAATTCACTGTGTTTCGAAGCATCACTTTCTCTGCATACATCACCGGGCTCCTCTTAAACTACATCATATTATATATGGCATTTTTTACTCTGCCTTTCTACTTCCAAAAGGTTATGGGAGTTCCAGTTAATGTATCAGGGATACTTATCAGCATTATAATGTTTACAGCCATGTTTTTATCAATTATTGCTGGTGGACTTTCTGATAGAATTGGAGTAAAACCCCTGGTAATATCCGCTAGTGTTGCCTGTATAATAGCTTCAACTCTTATTTACACCTTTCAATCCACAACCAGCATTCCTTACATAATTGTGGGACTTATAACTTTAGGATTTGGATACGGCCTTTATCAATCCCCCAACAATAAAATGATAATTTCTGTTGTACCAGAAACCTTCAAAACCCAGGTTTCAGCAATGATGACCCTAACCAAAAACCTTGGATCTGTTTTAGGTAATTGTTTTGCTGGATTGATATTAAGTACAGCCATTTCACAAACTGCATTAAGTGGGAAACTTACCCTGGTGGGAGTACAAGCCACCGAGTTCATTACCGGCTTAGAGAGAGTATTCCTTTTTGGAGTGATATGTAGTGTAATCCTGCTAATTTCAACTTTTGACCTTCAAAAGTACTTTTCCCAACCTATAAAAGCGTCCATAAAGATAAAAAATACTATCAAATCCCAATAA
- a CDS encoding histidine kinase dimerization/phosphoacceptor domain -containing protein, which yields MNLRRRTLITIAISLVLLVLALYVISQSLLMGSLSEIQDESTQKDLESINDLLFKDLDELNTLSKHWAAMGESSLYDEESYALNPETKYIFNSTGIDFVIISSSSDGVIYYDAFNSQNGNLSDDLKSYLAKNNSFPYSDNPDSDINNNSCKGILLLSSGTYLVSSNPISGSQGSYLILGRSLEFPEDSQLTKIPGLSLEITPFITGDAVPTFHDVNRGFSYSSPIIIKRTENDTINGFSLLRNSQGRAIFQVKMSENLYVENKGQETLIYSIISFLVIGLVLGFVILIYLDRIVLFRVNKLSNQVQEITKTNDLSQRLPTNGTHDEISKLSISINSLLISLQRSWNEIQQSRMKYRNIFYNTGTAMIIIEEDGTLSLINSEFENLSGFKKAEVEDIKSWEDFFPEDIEKMRKFNKMRKTKPDLVPRNYEARFLDNEGKFKDVHLTVTTIPGTKQLLASLMDITLLKKSLKEKDALLREIHHRVKNNMQIMISLLNMKARHTSNNDLKGVLLESQNRIRSMAMVHDGLYHSQDMIHINIGEYIQRLTAGLFASHNVDINLIRLKIKAEQVMLNIDTAVPLGLLINELVSNSIKHAFKPGEKGTIKVELFSSTSEDEPTCQDEFTLIVEDDGIGLPEDFDIHNPKTMGMKLIDALTTQLEGKIKVKIVNGTRFEIQFKELNYMKRI from the coding sequence TTGAATTTGCGTAGACGTACTTTGATTACCATTGCGATATCACTGGTATTACTTGTGTTAGCGCTTTATGTTATATCTCAAAGTCTTTTAATGGGAAGTCTTTCTGAAATACAGGATGAAAGTACTCAAAAAGATCTTGAAAGCATAAATGATCTACTATTCAAAGATTTGGATGAGTTAAATACACTTAGTAAACATTGGGCAGCTATGGGTGAATCATCATTGTATGATGAAGAAAGTTATGCCTTAAATCCAGAAACCAAATATATCTTTAATAGCACTGGTATTGATTTCGTAATAATCTCATCCTCGTCAGACGGCGTGATATATTATGATGCCTTCAATAGTCAAAATGGGAATCTATCTGACGATCTAAAAAGTTATTTAGCCAAAAATAACTCGTTTCCATATTCAGATAATCCTGATTCAGACATCAATAACAATAGTTGTAAAGGGATTCTTTTACTTTCATCAGGCACATATCTTGTTTCATCAAACCCCATTTCAGGATCACAAGGCAGTTATTTAATTTTAGGACGCTCTTTAGAGTTCCCTGAAGATAGCCAGTTAACTAAAATTCCAGGGTTATCTTTGGAAATAACTCCATTCATAACTGGTGATGCAGTTCCCACTTTTCATGATGTAAATCGTGGTTTTTCATACAGTTCTCCTATAATCATAAAAAGAACGGAAAATGATACTATAAATGGATTTTCGTTACTGAGAAACAGCCAAGGGCGTGCTATTTTTCAGGTCAAAATGTCAGAAAATCTTTATGTTGAAAATAAAGGTCAGGAAACTTTGATCTATTCAATCATCTCCTTTTTAGTTATTGGACTAGTTTTAGGTTTCGTAATACTCATCTACCTGGATCGAATTGTTCTATTTAGAGTGAATAAACTCAGTAACCAGGTACAGGAAATAACTAAAACCAATGATCTATCCCAGCGTTTACCAACAAACGGTACACATGACGAAATTTCTAAGCTTTCTATTTCCATTAACAGTTTATTAATCTCTTTGCAACGTTCTTGGAACGAAATTCAGCAAAGTAGGATGAAGTACAGAAATATTTTTTATAACACCGGCACGGCTATGATCATAATTGAAGAGGATGGGACTTTATCATTGATCAATTCAGAATTTGAGAATTTATCTGGCTTTAAAAAGGCAGAAGTGGAGGATATAAAAAGTTGGGAAGATTTCTTTCCAGAAGATATTGAAAAAATGCGAAAATTCAATAAGATGAGAAAAACAAAACCTGATTTAGTTCCACGAAATTACGAAGCTCGTTTTTTAGATAATGAAGGAAAATTCAAAGATGTTCATCTTACAGTAACAACCATTCCAGGCACTAAACAGCTTTTAGCTTCTTTAATGGATATCACTCTGCTAAAAAAATCTTTGAAAGAAAAAGATGCACTTCTCAGGGAAATTCATCATAGAGTTAAAAATAACATGCAGATCATGATAAGTTTGCTGAACATGAAGGCTAGGCATACTAGTAATAATGATTTGAAGGGTGTTTTACTGGAGAGTCAAAACAGAATCAGGTCCATGGCAATGGTTCATGATGGTCTTTATCATTCACAGGACATGATCCATATCAATATAGGGGAATATATCCAAAGATTGACTGCAGGACTATTTGCATCTCATAATGTGGACATCAACTTAATAAGGCTGAAAATAAAGGCAGAACAGGTCATGTTAAATATTGACACCGCAGTACCATTAGGTCTTTTGATAAATGAATTGGTAAGTAATTCCATAAAACATGCTTTTAAACCTGGTGAAAAAGGAACAATAAAGGTTGAGCTGTTTTCATCTACATCTGAAGATGAACCTACTTGCCAAGATGAGTTTACTTTGATTGTTGAAGATGATGGAATTGGATTACCTGAAGATTTTGATATTCATAATCCAAAAACCATGGGCATGAAGCTTATCGATGCTCTAACAACACAGTTAGAAGGAAAAATTAAGGTTAAAATTGTTAATGGGACACGTTTTGAAATTCAATTTAAAGAACTTAATTATATGAAACGGATTTAA
- a CDS encoding 4Fe-4S dicluster domain-containing protein encodes MKELVSRPELCDECGKCERICPKNAIRVINGVPVFCLHCAEDRAPCMTVCPEGAIEKVEGAVIIHEEDCIGCGLCRDACPIGAIQLDECGIARKCDLCIDRDEPLCVSVCPKEALKMSSEDILTDKRDRIAKELEKVKMIMKY; translated from the coding sequence ATGAAGGAACTGGTTTCGCGACCGGAACTCTGTGATGAGTGCGGTAAATGTGAACGTATATGTCCCAAAAACGCTATCAGAGTCATCAACGGAGTTCCAGTGTTTTGTCTGCACTGTGCCGAAGACCGTGCCCCATGTATGACTGTCTGTCCTGAAGGAGCCATTGAGAAAGTCGAAGGCGCAGTAATCATTCATGAAGAAGATTGTATTGGCTGTGGACTCTGCAGAGATGCCTGTCCTATTGGAGCCATTCAACTAGATGAGTGTGGGATAGCCCGTAAATGCGATCTCTGCATTGACCGTGACGAACCACTCTGTGTTTCTGTGTGTCCTAAAGAAGCTCTTAAAATGAGTTCAGAGGATATATTAACTGATAAACGGGACCGTATAGCCAAAGAACTGGAAAAAGTCAAGATGATCATGAAATACTGA
- a CDS encoding 4Fe-4S dicluster domain-containing protein: MEKIIIQPDLCDGCLDCQEACAKLHGASGILVREVEGSFYPIICQQCEDAPCELICPTDAISKEGIDKDKCIGCGLCMMVCPFGAVVIHERKAQKCNQCPDLGTPACIKACSKRAITKVDTDKLQAEKQRKHIEKITGIGKKKRKSSELINVMTANTRAKKALDKEA; the protein is encoded by the coding sequence TTGGAGAAGATAATAATCCAGCCAGATCTCTGTGATGGGTGCCTGGACTGCCAGGAAGCATGCGCCAAGCTCCATGGAGCTTCAGGGATTTTGGTAAGGGAAGTGGAAGGATCATTTTATCCCATCATCTGCCAACAGTGTGAAGACGCACCCTGTGAGCTGATCTGCCCTACTGATGCAATCAGCAAGGAAGGTATTGATAAAGATAAGTGTATTGGCTGTGGATTATGCATGATGGTCTGTCCCTTTGGTGCAGTGGTGATTCACGAGCGAAAAGCTCAAAAATGTAATCAATGCCCAGATCTTGGTACACCTGCCTGTATAAAAGCCTGTTCCAAACGAGCTATAACCAAAGTGGACACTGATAAATTGCAAGCAGAAAAACAACGCAAACATATTGAAAAAATCACTGGCATCGGCAAAAAGAAACGAAAAAGTTCAGAACTTATCAACGTGATGACCGCCAACACTAGGGCCAAAAAAGCCCTGGATAAGGAGGCATAA
- the porB gene encoding pyruvate synthase subunit PorB, giving the protein MEISEQEFLAPGHRGCAGCGATVGVRLALKALGKNTVAVSATGCLEVITTPYPETAWDIPWIHVAFENAAAVASGVERALKSQGKDAQVVAFGGDGGTADIGLQALSGAMERGHNIIYICYDNEAYMNTGVQRSGATPYGASTTTSPAGKESFGEDKPKKNIPMIMAAHGVPYVATASISYPEDFMKKVQKARATDGPAYIHLHQPCTTGWGYDPSKTIEMGRLAVETGSWILYEIEDGDFRVTYRPLQRKAVDEYLMTQKRFKHLTEEERDRIQKNVDALCTELKI; this is encoded by the coding sequence ATGGAAATCAGTGAACAAGAATTCCTGGCCCCTGGACATCGAGGATGTGCAGGTTGCGGAGCCACCGTGGGAGTTAGGTTAGCTCTGAAGGCACTGGGAAAAAACACTGTGGCTGTTTCTGCCACCGGGTGTTTGGAGGTTATAACCACCCCCTACCCAGAAACTGCCTGGGACATCCCCTGGATACATGTAGCCTTTGAAAACGCTGCAGCAGTAGCATCTGGAGTTGAAAGAGCTCTCAAAAGTCAGGGAAAAGACGCACAAGTAGTTGCATTCGGTGGAGATGGTGGAACTGCTGATATTGGACTGCAAGCCCTATCTGGAGCCATGGAAAGAGGACATAACATTATTTACATCTGTTACGATAACGAGGCTTACATGAACACTGGTGTGCAGAGAAGTGGAGCCACACCTTACGGTGCCTCAACTACCACCAGCCCTGCAGGTAAAGAGAGTTTCGGAGAGGACAAACCAAAAAAGAATATCCCCATGATCATGGCTGCCCACGGAGTGCCCTATGTGGCAACTGCCAGTATATCTTACCCTGAAGACTTCATGAAAAAAGTTCAAAAAGCCAGGGCAACTGATGGACCCGCCTATATTCACCTTCACCAGCCATGTACCACTGGTTGGGGTTACGACCCATCAAAAACCATTGAAATGGGACGTCTGGCTGTTGAAACTGGTTCATGGATACTTTATGAGATCGAAGATGGAGACTTCCGTGTTACTTACCGTCCCCTGCAGCGCAAAGCAGTGGATGAATATTTAATGACCCAAAAACGTTTCAAACACCTCACTGAGGAGGAACGAGACCGTATCCAGAAAAATGTGGATGCACTCTGCACCGAACTTAAAATATAG
- the porA gene encoding pyruvate synthase subunit PorA produces MVKKVFTANRSVAEAVKLAKPEVVPVYPITPQTTISEYLAQFVADGDLKAEYIRVESEHSAISAALGASGAGVRVFSATSSQGLALMHEILFAAAGMRSPIVLVDANRALSAPLSIWNDQQDTISERDSGWLQIYAENAQEALDAVLIAYRVAEDREVLLPCMVCIDGYFLTHTVEPLDVPSQEEVDRFLPPYKPYAFLDPETPMSIGTFTDPEYYMEARYAIEEAMERSKKVITKANKEFAEVFGRKYDFVEPYQCDDAETIIVAMGSVCGTIKDVIDNLRDEGEKVGLLKIRVFRPFPTEELKEILEKASKVAVLDKNISFGMGGVLYNNIKAKTNANAYGFIAGLGGRDITPEYIREMVAKTKNPTHDVEWIGLKKEEV; encoded by the coding sequence ATGGTTAAAAAAGTTTTCACTGCAAACCGATCCGTTGCAGAAGCTGTTAAACTAGCTAAACCAGAAGTAGTTCCTGTTTATCCCATAACCCCTCAAACCACAATATCTGAATATTTAGCCCAGTTCGTGGCAGATGGTGACCTGAAAGCCGAGTATATTCGAGTAGAATCAGAACATAGTGCTATCAGTGCTGCTTTAGGTGCTTCTGGAGCAGGAGTGCGAGTTTTCAGTGCGACTTCTTCTCAGGGTTTGGCCCTGATGCACGAAATCCTCTTTGCAGCAGCAGGTATGAGGAGTCCCATTGTTCTGGTGGATGCTAACCGAGCATTATCTGCACCACTAAGTATATGGAACGACCAACAGGACACCATATCTGAACGTGACTCAGGATGGCTACAAATTTACGCAGAAAATGCCCAGGAGGCATTGGACGCGGTGTTAATAGCTTACCGGGTAGCAGAAGACCGTGAAGTGCTCTTACCATGCATGGTCTGTATTGATGGATACTTCCTAACCCACACTGTGGAACCTCTGGATGTACCAAGTCAAGAAGAGGTAGATAGGTTCTTACCTCCTTACAAACCATATGCCTTCCTTGACCCTGAAACCCCCATGTCCATAGGTACTTTCACTGACCCTGAATATTACATGGAAGCACGTTATGCAATAGAAGAGGCCATGGAACGGTCAAAAAAAGTCATAACCAAGGCAAATAAAGAGTTTGCAGAAGTATTCGGTAGAAAATATGATTTTGTTGAACCATACCAGTGCGATGATGCAGAAACAATCATAGTAGCCATGGGATCTGTTTGTGGCACTATAAAGGATGTTATAGATAATCTTAGAGATGAAGGAGAGAAAGTGGGCCTATTAAAAATCAGGGTGTTTCGCCCATTCCCTACTGAAGAGTTGAAAGAAATCCTGGAAAAAGCATCCAAAGTGGCGGTCCTAGATAAAAATATCTCATTTGGGATGGGAGGAGTGCTTTACAATAACATTAAAGCAAAAACCAATGCCAACGCCTATGGATTCATAGCAGGATTAGGTGGAAGAGACATAACACCAGAATACATCAGAGAAATGGTTGCAAAAACTAAAAATCCCACCCATGATGTTGAATGGATAGGACTCAAAAAGGAGGAAGTCTAA
- the porD gene encoding pyruvate synthase subunit PorD has translation MVNIGACVKEPGSTRNNKTGSWRTFKPILDKEKCIDCENCVLFCPEGCINKDYDIDYDYCKGCGICAEECPVKAIKMERG, from the coding sequence ATGGTAAACATTGGAGCGTGTGTTAAAGAACCAGGTAGCACCCGAAATAACAAAACTGGAAGCTGGAGAACCTTTAAACCCATTCTCGATAAGGAAAAATGTATTGATTGTGAGAATTGTGTTCTTTTCTGTCCTGAAGGGTGCATAAACAAAGATTATGATATAGATTACGATTACTGTAAAGGCTGTGGCATATGTGCAGAAGAATGCCCAGTTAAAGCTATAAAAATGGAGAGAGGATAA
- the porC gene encoding pyruvate synthase subunit PorC, with product MIEIRFHGRGGQGAVTAAEILAKAAFEDGKYCQAFPFFGAERKGAPVMAFTRINDKPIRRRYQVYNPDHVLVLDETLLEAVDVLSGLKKGGKVIINTKEDLKLGDTEVYTIDATGIALNVLGVPIVNTVMLGSFAKVIGGVSLDSIIKIIKETFPGKVGEKNAEAAKIAFEKVK from the coding sequence ATGATCGAGATTCGCTTTCATGGACGCGGCGGTCAAGGAGCAGTAACTGCCGCAGAGATACTGGCAAAAGCAGCATTTGAAGACGGTAAATACTGTCAAGCGTTCCCATTTTTTGGTGCCGAGCGAAAAGGTGCACCAGTCATGGCTTTTACCAGAATCAATGACAAACCAATAAGAAGAAGATATCAAGTTTATAACCCCGATCACGTTCTTGTATTAGATGAAACTCTACTTGAGGCTGTAGATGTATTATCTGGCCTTAAAAAAGGAGGTAAAGTAATCATTAATACGAAAGAAGATTTAAAATTAGGTGATACTGAAGTATACACCATTGATGCCACTGGAATTGCTTTAAACGTGCTGGGAGTCCCTATTGTAAACACGGTGATGTTAGGATCCTTTGCCAAAGTAATTGGTGGGGTTTCCTTAGATTCAATTATAAAAATAATCAAAGAAACATTCCCAGGTAAAGTTGGGGAGAAAAACGCTGAAGCAGCTAAAATCGCCTTCGAAAAGGTGAAATAA
- a CDS encoding dihydropteroate synthase-like protein yields the protein MKILIITGELASGLVKDASLKSAHDVQVHMVKTPIAAFLTPNKMIRELRTLPENELISLDMILTPGLIRKDVSPIQEEIGIPAYKGSTDAADLDIVLEMVDKLDLSTKKSADKLIEEEQRRRALKYISDFEKDKKNTKKLLKKDGNILVGDLPVGEDFPMRVLAEIANAPLLSHEELLKRAKYFVKSGANMVDIGMIAGENMASKIPPMVKLLKENLDVPVSIDTLQTEEIRVAADSGVDMVLSLDHGNYQEVLPYLHEENIPAVILPTDYQKGWVPETIEERVKSLIDLKKKCNRIKVIADPILDPLNSKSMVDSIIACRKFKEATRLDPCPIFFGIGNVTELLDVDSVGVNALLAGISMELGASVLFTPEESGKTLGSVKELAVSSKMMFLAKMRGSIPKDLGINLLVFKDKRRGETILEEIDAPTIEGVANYKFVRDPAGSFKINLVDGRIMTVHYHKMQPTLVIYGQTAKEIYDEIIKRELVSRIEHAAYLGQELQKAEDALKLGKNYVQDFPIFHKFMEYQI from the coding sequence ATGAAAATACTGATAATAACCGGTGAACTTGCAAGCGGTCTTGTTAAGGATGCATCATTAAAATCCGCCCATGATGTCCAGGTTCATATGGTTAAAACACCCATAGCTGCCTTTTTAACTCCTAACAAAATGATTAGAGAGTTGCGAACTTTACCAGAGAATGAATTAATATCACTGGACATGATCCTAACTCCGGGGCTTATTCGAAAGGATGTAAGTCCTATTCAAGAAGAAATAGGAATACCAGCATATAAAGGATCCACAGATGCTGCTGACCTGGACATTGTTCTGGAAATGGTGGATAAACTGGATTTATCCACAAAAAAATCTGCAGATAAACTCATTGAAGAAGAGCAGAGAAGAAGAGCCCTAAAATATATCTCTGATTTTGAAAAGGACAAAAAAAATACCAAAAAACTCCTTAAAAAAGATGGAAACATTTTAGTAGGTGATCTACCGGTTGGTGAAGATTTTCCCATGCGAGTATTGGCTGAAATAGCTAATGCACCCCTCCTGAGTCATGAAGAACTTCTAAAACGTGCCAAATATTTTGTTAAATCCGGCGCCAATATGGTGGATATTGGAATGATAGCTGGAGAAAACATGGCTTCCAAGATACCACCAATGGTTAAACTTCTAAAAGAAAACTTGGATGTACCGGTGAGCATAGATACTCTACAAACAGAAGAAATCAGGGTTGCTGCTGATTCCGGGGTTGACATGGTTTTAAGTCTTGATCACGGGAATTATCAGGAGGTTCTACCATATCTTCACGAGGAAAACATACCTGCAGTCATCCTACCAACAGATTATCAGAAAGGATGGGTACCGGAAACTATTGAGGAACGAGTTAAATCCCTAATAGATTTGAAAAAGAAATGTAACCGAATAAAAGTCATAGCAGACCCTATACTTGACCCCCTTAACAGTAAAAGTATGGTAGATTCCATTATAGCTTGCCGAAAATTCAAAGAAGCAACTAGACTAGATCCATGTCCCATTTTTTTTGGTATTGGAAATGTCACCGAACTTTTAGATGTTGATTCAGTGGGGGTCAATGCTCTTCTGGCAGGGATATCCATGGAACTCGGGGCTAGCGTCCTATTCACTCCGGAAGAAAGTGGTAAAACATTAGGAAGTGTGAAAGAACTGGCAGTTTCGTCAAAAATGATGTTCCTGGCTAAAATGAGAGGTTCCATACCCAAGGATCTGGGAATCAATCTTCTGGTCTTTAAAGATAAACGCAGAGGAGAAACAATTCTTGAGGAAATTGACGCTCCCACAATAGAAGGAGTGGCAAACTATAAATTCGTACGGGATCCGGCGGGTAGTTTTAAAATTAACCTCGTGGACGGGAGGATCATGACAGTTCACTACCATAAAATGCAGCCCACCCTGGTGATTTATGGACAGACTGCTAAGGAAATATATGATGAAATCATAAAAAGAGAACTGGTTTCAAGGATTGAACATGCTGCTTATCTGGGTCAGGAGCTTCAAAAAGCAGAAGATGCTCTTAAACTTGGTAAAAATTATGTTCAGGATTTCCCAATTTTCCATAAATTCATGGAGTATCAGATCTAG